A single genomic interval of Adhaeribacter pallidiroseus harbors:
- a CDS encoding NADP-dependent oxidoreductase, which translates to MKAFVLKDFGGADQLVPTTIETPVMKADEVLVQVKAISLNPVDAKTRSGKGMAGRLKELPTIILGWDVSGVVTEVGENVTKFKKNDEVFGMVNFPGHGQAYAEYVAAPAAHLALKPSNITHEEAAAATLAALTAYQAFVHKASVTPGQKLLIHAAAGGVGHFAVQLAKHLGAYVIGTSSAANKKFVLSLGADEHIDYQTQRFEDEVQDVDLVLDALGGANIARSLEVIKPGGTLITIPSGLADTVAEQAKAKNVNGFFFLVQSSGDDMQQLATLLEQGIIKPHVSRTFPFQDLPQASAQIESGKTKGKLVVTV; encoded by the coding sequence ATGAAAGCATTTGTATTAAAAGATTTTGGCGGGGCCGACCAACTGGTACCCACCACCATAGAAACTCCGGTTATGAAAGCCGACGAAGTATTAGTGCAGGTAAAAGCCATTAGCCTGAACCCCGTAGATGCTAAAACCCGCTCGGGCAAAGGCATGGCCGGCCGCTTAAAAGAATTGCCAACCATTATTCTGGGCTGGGATGTATCAGGCGTTGTCACCGAAGTAGGCGAAAACGTAACAAAATTTAAAAAAAACGATGAAGTTTTTGGTATGGTCAACTTTCCGGGTCATGGCCAGGCTTACGCCGAATACGTAGCGGCACCCGCCGCGCATTTAGCTTTAAAACCCAGTAACATTACCCACGAAGAAGCCGCGGCCGCTACTTTAGCGGCTTTAACTGCCTACCAGGCCTTTGTGCACAAAGCTTCCGTTACGCCCGGGCAAAAATTATTGATTCATGCGGCTGCCGGGGGAGTAGGGCATTTTGCCGTACAATTGGCCAAACATTTGGGCGCTTACGTGATTGGAACTTCTTCGGCCGCCAACAAAAAGTTTGTTTTAAGTTTAGGTGCCGACGAGCACATTGATTACCAAACGCAGCGCTTTGAAGACGAAGTGCAGGACGTAGACCTGGTGCTGGATGCTTTAGGCGGCGCTAACATTGCCCGCTCTCTGGAAGTGATAAAACCCGGGGGTACGCTCATTACCATTCCCAGTGGACTGGCCGATACGGTAGCCGAACAAGCCAAAGCGAAAAATGTAAACGGCTTTTTCTTTTTAGTGCAATCCAGCGGCGATGATATGCAGCAACTGGCTACTTTACTGGAGCAAGGCATTATAAAACCCCACGTATCCCGCACCTTCCCGTTCCAAGACCTGCCCCAAGCCAGCGCCCAAATAGAATCTGGCAAAACCAAGGGTAAACTGGTAGTTACGGTATAA
- a CDS encoding NAD(P)-dependent oxidoreductase has protein sequence MKIKNIGWIGLGKMGIPMAQKLINVGYAVTVYNRSKAKIEALSSAGASTAESPVQLVPQSEVIFLMVSDDQATREIFTGETGLLNAPVSGKIFVNMSTVSPGISQEMARMCREKQSFYLDAPVSGSVKQAEEGQLVIMVGSEEAIFHQVKPLLDQLGKLTLRVGETGAGNSAKLAINTLLGFYAQGLAEAVIFAQQHGIQTQDLLTLIGNSALGNIFTKIKGEAIVANNFQPAFALKHIAKDLRLAQQEGSHTPLAEVVQNTFQQAESTLGEEDVMAIIKHLNPINESAATN, from the coding sequence ATGAAGATAAAAAACATTGGTTGGATTGGCCTTGGTAAAATGGGTATTCCGATGGCGCAGAAATTAATAAATGTTGGTTATGCGGTAACCGTTTATAATCGAAGTAAAGCTAAAATAGAAGCTTTAAGCTCGGCAGGGGCAAGTACGGCCGAGTCGCCGGTTCAACTAGTGCCCCAGAGCGAGGTTATTTTCCTGATGGTATCTGACGACCAGGCTACCCGGGAAATTTTTACGGGCGAAACAGGTTTACTAAATGCCCCGGTTTCCGGAAAAATATTTGTTAACATGAGTACCGTTTCGCCGGGTATTAGCCAAGAAATGGCCCGTATGTGCCGGGAAAAGCAAAGTTTTTACCTCGATGCCCCGGTTTCCGGTAGTGTAAAGCAAGCCGAAGAGGGACAATTAGTTATTATGGTGGGTAGCGAAGAGGCTATCTTCCACCAGGTTAAACCCCTGCTGGACCAACTCGGCAAATTAACCCTACGGGTGGGTGAAACAGGCGCCGGTAATTCGGCCAAATTGGCTATTAACACTTTACTTGGATTTTACGCCCAAGGCCTGGCGGAAGCCGTCATTTTTGCGCAGCAACACGGCATCCAAACCCAAGATTTACTCACGCTTATTGGCAATAGCGCCTTGGGCAATATTTTTACAAAAATAAAGGGTGAGGCTATTGTGGCGAATAATTTTCAGCCGGCTTTTGCCTTAAAACACATTGCCAAAGATTTGCGGTTGGCTCAACAAGAAGGCTCCCACACGCCCCTCGCCGAGGTAGTACAAAACACCTTTCAGCAAGCCGAATCTACCCTGGGCGAAGAAGATGTTATGGCCATTATTAAACATTTAAACCCAATTAATGAAAGCGCGGCCACTAACTAG
- a CDS encoding DUF2798 domain-containing protein produces the protein MQQKIAFALIISIVTTGIISFTLISVNIGFQEKFIITWLRFWLMGYTVVTPAILFIGPKVQLFVNYLFKESSLEQSD, from the coding sequence ATGCAACAGAAAATTGCTTTTGCCTTAATTATAAGTATAGTTACTACCGGCATTATCTCTTTTACGCTAATTAGCGTAAATATTGGTTTCCAGGAAAAATTTATAATTACCTGGTTGCGGTTCTGGTTAATGGGTTACACGGTAGTTACTCCGGCCATTTTGTTTATTGGACCTAAAGTGCAGTTATTTGTAAACTATTTATTTAAAGAAAGCTCATTGGAGCAGAGTGACTAA
- the fabF gene encoding beta-ketoacyl-ACP synthase II, which translates to MKRVVITGLGAITPLGNTVEEFWQNIVAGKSGAAPITKFDVSKFKTQFGCEVKNFHPEDYLEKKEIRKYDLFTQYAIAASDQAIQDAGLDFSQMSEAERYEIGVIWGTGNGGIGTFEEQLREFHAGDGTPRFNPFFIPKMIVDIAAGVISIRHKLFGPNYCTVSACASSNTAIISAFDTIRMGKASLMVAGGSEAAITESSVGGFSSAQALSKRNEHPELASRPFDQDRDGFVMGEGAGALILEELEHAVKRGARIYAEMVGGGMAGDAYHLTGTSANGLGAALGMEKALKDAQLAPHQIDYINAHATSTGIGDLSELNGIKKVFDTIPVTISATKSMTGHLLGAAGAVESIISVLAVKENIVPPTINTQNLDPAIPAGLELVLNKAVSKPINYVLNNTFGFGGHTASSIFKKYTD; encoded by the coding sequence ATGAAAAGAGTTGTTATAACGGGTTTAGGCGCCATTACCCCCTTAGGCAATACCGTAGAAGAATTCTGGCAGAATATTGTAGCGGGTAAAAGCGGAGCCGCGCCCATTACAAAATTCGACGTCAGCAAATTTAAAACGCAGTTTGGCTGCGAAGTAAAAAATTTCCATCCGGAAGATTATCTGGAGAAAAAAGAAATCCGGAAGTACGACTTATTTACCCAATATGCCATTGCGGCCAGCGATCAGGCTATTCAGGATGCAGGCCTGGATTTTTCGCAAATGTCCGAAGCGGAAAGATACGAAATAGGGGTAATCTGGGGTACGGGTAACGGCGGTATTGGTACTTTTGAAGAACAATTGCGGGAGTTTCACGCCGGCGATGGTACCCCGCGGTTTAATCCCTTTTTTATTCCCAAAATGATTGTGGACATCGCGGCGGGTGTTATTTCGATCCGGCATAAATTGTTTGGTCCTAACTATTGTACGGTTTCGGCCTGCGCGTCTTCCAATACGGCAATCATCAGTGCTTTTGATACCATCCGGATGGGCAAGGCCAGCCTGATGGTAGCGGGTGGTTCCGAGGCGGCTATTACGGAATCTTCGGTGGGTGGTTTTAGTTCGGCGCAAGCTTTATCCAAACGCAACGAGCATCCCGAATTAGCCTCCCGGCCTTTCGACCAGGACCGCGATGGTTTTGTAATGGGCGAAGGCGCCGGGGCTTTAATTTTAGAAGAATTAGAACACGCCGTTAAAAGAGGCGCCCGTATTTACGCCGAAATGGTGGGCGGCGGCATGGCCGGCGATGCCTACCATTTAACCGGTACTTCGGCCAACGGGTTAGGCGCCGCTTTAGGCATGGAAAAAGCGCTCAAGGATGCCCAGCTTGCTCCCCACCAAATCGATTACATTAACGCGCACGCTACTTCTACCGGTATCGGCGACCTAAGCGAATTAAACGGCATTAAAAAAGTTTTTGATACTATTCCGGTAACGATTAGTGCCACCAAATCCATGACGGGCCACTTACTGGGTGCGGCCGGAGCCGTGGAAAGCATTATAAGTGTCCTGGCCGTAAAGGAAAATATTGTTCCGCCCACTATTAACACGCAAAATCTGGACCCGGCCATTCCGGCCGGCTTAGAGCTTGTTTTAAATAAAGCTGTTTCTAAACCAATTAACTATGTTTTAAACAACACGTTTGGTTTTGGCGGCCATACGGCCAGTTCTATTTTTAAAAAATACACGGATTAA
- a CDS encoding Na+/H+ antiporter yields the protein MQNTLFFYLALLLVILFLVMLARRLKISYPIVLVLGGLLLSFIPGLPVIRVEPELIFLLFLPPLLYEAAWYTSWKEFWKWRRVIGSFAFLIVILTASVIAFISHALIPGFTLALGFLLGAIISPPDAVSATSVLKDVSVPKRIVSVLEGESLLNDASSLIVFRFALTAVVSGSFVMHEAITSFLVVIIMGTLTGLGVALVFYAIHRWLPTTPSMDTVLTFMAPYVMYLTAEKFHFSGVLAVVSGGLFLSHHSHTILSHLSRLRGANVWATVGFALNGFIFMLIGLQLPVIVQQLGDYTSLSEAIKYGLLISLVVIITRLLCCFGASLFTRFISRYITTADNNPGWRGPLIVGWAGMRGVVSLASALAIPLVLSNGEAFPQRNLILFITFTVILVTLVFQGLTLPLVIRWVNPPDTDYPLSLPEQDLKVRKKLKNAALTLIQQKYATHVAENELIKSLKQRLQSDLAFLDHFQKPETGNTWVDANVENYREIMADILTHERHLLHQINKKAEVDEEIVRKHLTLLDLEEEKLRQQFEND from the coding sequence ATGCAGAATACCCTGTTCTTTTACCTGGCCTTGCTGCTGGTAATTTTGTTTCTGGTGATGCTGGCCCGCCGGCTCAAAATTTCTTACCCGATTGTTCTGGTGCTGGGTGGCTTACTGCTGAGTTTTATTCCGGGTTTACCCGTGATCCGCGTAGAGCCGGAACTGATATTTTTGTTGTTCCTGCCGCCTTTGCTCTACGAAGCTGCCTGGTACACGTCCTGGAAAGAGTTCTGGAAGTGGCGGCGGGTCATTGGTTCTTTTGCTTTTTTAATTGTTATTCTTACCGCCAGCGTTATTGCCTTTATTTCGCACGCGCTTATTCCGGGTTTTACCTTGGCTTTGGGTTTTTTATTAGGTGCTATTATTTCGCCGCCCGATGCGGTATCGGCTACCTCCGTTTTAAAAGATGTATCGGTACCCAAACGCATTGTTTCGGTTCTGGAGGGAGAAAGTTTATTGAATGATGCATCTAGCTTAATTGTTTTCCGGTTTGCTTTAACCGCCGTGGTATCGGGCAGCTTTGTGATGCACGAAGCCATTACCAGCTTTTTGGTGGTAATTATCATGGGTACGCTTACCGGCTTGGGCGTGGCGCTGGTATTTTACGCCATTCACCGGTGGTTGCCCACTACGCCCAGCATGGATACCGTGCTTACTTTTATGGCACCATACGTGATGTACCTCACCGCCGAGAAGTTTCATTTCTCTGGGGTATTGGCCGTAGTTAGCGGCGGATTGTTTTTATCACATCACAGCCACACCATATTGAGTCACCTGAGCCGGTTACGGGGCGCCAATGTGTGGGCAACCGTGGGTTTTGCGCTCAATGGCTTTATTTTTATGCTGATTGGTTTGCAGCTGCCGGTTATTGTGCAACAGCTCGGCGACTATACCTCTTTAAGCGAAGCTATAAAATATGGTTTGCTTATTTCGCTGGTGGTAATTATTACCCGGTTGCTGTGTTGTTTTGGGGCTTCGCTCTTTACCCGGTTTATTAGCCGCTACATTACCACCGCCGATAATAACCCGGGCTGGCGGGGACCTTTGATTGTGGGCTGGGCCGGGATGCGGGGCGTGGTTTCTTTAGCCTCGGCTTTAGCTATTCCGCTGGTATTAAGTAATGGCGAAGCTTTTCCGCAGCGCAATCTTATTTTGTTTATCACCTTTACGGTTATTCTGGTAACTTTGGTTTTTCAGGGTTTAACCTTGCCGTTGGTTATTCGCTGGGTCAATCCGCCAGATACCGATTATCCTTTATCGCTGCCCGAGCAGGACTTGAAAGTGCGTAAAAAATTAAAAAACGCGGCCTTAACGCTCATTCAGCAGAAATATGCCACCCATGTAGCGGAAAATGAATTAATTAAAAGCCTGAAACAACGGCTACAAAGCGACCTTGCTTTTTTAGACCATTTTCAAAAACCCGAAACAGGTAACACCTGGGTGGATGCCAACGTAGAGAATTACCGCGAAATTATGGCCGACATATTAACGCACGAACGCCACTTGTTGCACCAGATAAACAAAAAGGCCGAAGTAGACGAAGAAATCGTGCGCAAGCACCTAACCTTACTCGACCTGGAAGAAGAAAAGCTGCGGCAACAGTTCGAGAATGATTAG
- a CDS encoding sulfatase family protein — MKNFKNIMPWGLLSLLVTGVFFAFRPKATKLPNIIVVVTDDHRWDALGAMGNNIIQTPHLDKLARKGLLFKNAYVTTAICMVSRASLLSGQYLSRHKINEFTTDFSKEAVAQTYPILLKKAGYTIGFINKYGVGQKNTPKAYFDFWTCTPKLQPDYEMQDEAGHFIHNTDQTDRDIQTFLDRFGKQAPFCLSIGFKAPHEQDGDPPRFIVQEKFKNLYQNVTIPTPETADPKYWNSFPAFFKNDKNIARVRWKPLFATPELAQETTKNYYRLITGVDEVIGNMVAKLEKLGIADNTVILFIGDNGFYLGEHGLEGKWFGHEESIRVPLILYDPRQPAALQGKTISEIALNVDVAPTILKLANQPIPGQMQGVDLLALAAQKPGTARQSFFYEHTFMGSPRLPKVEGVVSREMKYMQFIEHHYEELYDLKKDPKEKQNLAADPTYQKQLQIMRFQYQKLKQEAQ, encoded by the coding sequence ATGAAAAATTTTAAAAATATAATGCCTTGGGGCCTTCTTTCCTTGTTGGTGACGGGTGTTTTTTTCGCCTTTCGGCCAAAAGCAACTAAACTGCCCAACATTATTGTGGTGGTAACCGATGATCACCGTTGGGATGCTCTGGGCGCTATGGGCAATAATATTATTCAAACACCGCACCTGGATAAGTTGGCGCGTAAAGGTTTGCTGTTTAAAAACGCTTACGTTACTACGGCTATTTGCATGGTGAGCCGCGCCAGTTTACTCAGCGGTCAGTACTTATCGCGGCACAAGATTAATGAATTTACCACCGATTTCAGTAAAGAAGCCGTGGCGCAAACCTATCCTATTTTACTCAAAAAAGCGGGGTATACAATTGGCTTTATCAATAAATACGGCGTCGGGCAGAAGAATACGCCCAAAGCTTATTTTGATTTTTGGACCTGCACGCCCAAACTACAACCCGACTACGAAATGCAAGACGAAGCCGGCCATTTTATTCATAATACCGACCAGACCGACCGCGACATTCAAACTTTTCTGGACCGGTTTGGCAAGCAAGCGCCTTTTTGTTTATCCATCGGGTTTAAAGCGCCGCACGAGCAGGACGGCGATCCGCCGCGCTTTATTGTGCAGGAAAAATTTAAAAATTTATACCAAAACGTAACTATCCCCACTCCCGAAACCGCCGACCCGAAATATTGGAACAGCTTTCCGGCATTTTTTAAAAACGATAAAAACATTGCCCGCGTCCGCTGGAAGCCGTTATTCGCTACCCCGGAGCTGGCCCAGGAAACCACCAAAAATTACTACCGCTTAATTACCGGCGTCGACGAAGTAATCGGCAATATGGTAGCTAAATTAGAAAAACTAGGCATTGCCGATAATACCGTAATTTTATTTATTGGCGATAATGGCTTTTACTTAGGCGAACACGGCCTGGAAGGCAAGTGGTTTGGCCACGAAGAATCTATCCGGGTACCTTTAATTCTGTACGATCCCCGGCAGCCCGCTGCCTTACAAGGAAAAACTATCAGCGAAATAGCGCTTAATGTGGATGTGGCTCCTACTATTTTAAAATTAGCGAACCAACCCATCCCCGGGCAAATGCAGGGAGTAGATTTACTGGCTTTAGCCGCGCAAAAGCCCGGAACTGCCCGCCAAAGTTTCTTTTACGAACATACTTTTATGGGCAGTCCGCGTTTACCCAAAGTAGAAGGCGTGGTGAGCCGCGAAATGAAATACATGCAATTTATCGAACACCATTACGAAGAGTTGTACGATTTAAAAAAAGACCCGAAGGAAAAGCAAAATTTGGCTGCTGATCCGACTTACCAAAAACAATTGCAAATAATGCGCTTTCAGTACCAAAAGTTAAAGCAAGAAGCGCAGTAA
- a CDS encoding glycoside hydrolase family 95 protein: MIKFWLLLFGCFLSAMVQAQPQPNLKLWYTKPANAQAPDDPNGWKDDPEWLKALPLGNGSLGAMVFGDVPRERLQLNEESMWSGSPDDNNNPQAFAAQAEIRKLLFAGKYQEATALTNKTQIAKGQGSGHGNGSTVPFGSFQPLGELYLDFTQKAPYQNYRRELDLNNAVVRVSYTQNNVQFQREVFISQPDQVMVVHLTASKPGQLSFTAQLTRAERFRTYPENGQLVMAGKLSNGKGGDGLAYMTRLKALVTKGSVKYSNTGLTVQGANEVTLLLTASTDYKLEYPTYKGRDYVNITQSNLQKSAQKPYKQLLNRHLTEYQPYFKRVSFNLFTGEDKLPTDERLANFKNNSTDQHLYELLFQYGRYLLIASSRPGTLPANLQGIWTNKLQTPWNGDYHTNINIQMNYWPAEVTNLPEMHLPYFDLLRSLTKPGSETARVHYHARGWVIHPITNVWGYTAPGEEAGWGMHTGATAWLCQHIAEHYRFTQDKAFLQQHYPVLKAATEFYLDWLVVHPQTGKLVSGPAGSPENTFIAPDGSKSQISMGPAHEQQVIWQLFHDFRMASTVLGVQDDWTKRIAQAQQQLAGPQIGSDGRLMEWASEFPEAEPGHRHISHLFALHPGNQINLIQTPELAAAAKKSLDYRIAKGGGHTGWSAAWLVSQYARLKEAEKAKSSLDVVITKSTSPNLFGQHPPFQMDANFGTTAGMAEMLLQSHVPTASGGVLLDLLPALPASWAKGQINGLKARGGFEVNMNWQNNRLQQTEIRSIKGGEATLQYGNQSKIVKLQPGQKQVIAW, encoded by the coding sequence ATGATTAAATTTTGGCTTTTGCTTTTCGGGTGTTTTTTATCGGCAATGGTTCAGGCGCAACCGCAGCCAAATTTAAAATTATGGTATACCAAACCCGCCAATGCGCAGGCACCCGACGATCCGAACGGTTGGAAAGACGACCCGGAATGGCTGAAAGCATTGCCCTTGGGTAACGGTTCGTTAGGAGCTATGGTTTTTGGTGATGTGCCCCGCGAACGCCTGCAGCTAAACGAAGAAAGCATGTGGTCGGGAAGTCCGGACGATAACAACAACCCCCAGGCATTTGCCGCCCAGGCCGAAATCCGGAAGTTGTTGTTTGCCGGCAAGTACCAAGAAGCCACCGCTCTCACGAATAAAACACAAATTGCCAAAGGCCAAGGTTCCGGACACGGCAACGGATCTACGGTACCTTTTGGTAGTTTTCAGCCTTTAGGCGAACTGTATCTCGATTTTACCCAAAAAGCGCCTTATCAGAATTACCGCCGGGAACTCGACCTGAACAATGCCGTGGTGCGGGTAAGTTATACGCAAAATAACGTGCAGTTTCAGCGCGAAGTATTTATTAGTCAGCCCGATCAGGTAATGGTAGTACACCTCACGGCCAGCAAACCGGGGCAGCTTTCGTTTACTGCGCAGCTAACCCGTGCCGAACGGTTCCGGACTTACCCCGAAAACGGCCAGTTAGTAATGGCCGGTAAGCTAAGCAACGGTAAAGGCGGCGACGGACTCGCATACATGACCCGGCTGAAAGCTTTAGTGACTAAAGGCTCGGTAAAGTACAGCAACACCGGCCTAACGGTTCAGGGAGCCAACGAAGTAACTTTGCTGCTTACCGCCTCCACGGATTATAAATTGGAGTATCCTACTTACAAAGGCCGGGATTATGTAAATATCACCCAAAGCAATTTGCAAAAATCCGCTCAAAAACCGTACAAGCAATTACTTAACAGGCACTTAACCGAGTACCAGCCTTATTTTAAACGAGTTTCCTTTAATTTGTTTACGGGGGAAGATAAACTACCTACCGACGAAAGATTAGCTAATTTTAAAAATAATTCCACCGACCAGCATTTGTACGAGTTGTTGTTTCAATACGGCCGGTATTTGCTCATTGCCTCGTCGCGGCCGGGTACTTTGCCCGCTAATTTACAGGGCATCTGGACGAACAAGCTGCAAACCCCCTGGAACGGCGATTACCACACCAACATTAACATTCAGATGAATTACTGGCCAGCCGAGGTGACCAACCTGCCCGAGATGCATCTGCCTTATTTCGATTTACTACGGTCGCTTACCAAACCCGGTTCCGAAACGGCCCGCGTGCATTACCACGCCCGCGGCTGGGTTATTCACCCGATTACCAACGTTTGGGGCTATACCGCGCCCGGCGAAGAAGCTGGCTGGGGCATGCACACGGGCGCAACCGCCTGGCTGTGCCAGCACATTGCGGAGCATTACCGGTTCACGCAGGATAAAGCTTTTCTGCAGCAACATTATCCGGTATTAAAAGCGGCTACCGAATTTTACCTGGACTGGCTGGTGGTGCACCCGCAAACCGGCAAGCTGGTGTCGGGGCCGGCCGGTTCCCCGGAAAATACGTTTATCGCCCCCGATGGCAGCAAAAGCCAGATCAGCATGGGGCCGGCGCACGAACAGCAGGTCATCTGGCAATTGTTCCATGATTTCCGGATGGCTTCTACCGTACTCGGTGTGCAGGACGATTGGACCAAACGCATTGCCCAGGCCCAGCAGCAATTAGCCGGGCCGCAGATTGGTTCGGATGGCCGCTTAATGGAATGGGCCAGCGAGTTTCCGGAAGCGGAACCGGGACACCGCCACATTTCCCATCTATTTGCGTTACACCCGGGTAACCAGATTAATTTAATTCAAACGCCCGAGTTAGCGGCGGCGGCTAAAAAGTCATTGGATTACCGCATTGCCAAAGGCGGCGGCCACACGGGTTGGAGCGCCGCCTGGTTAGTAAGCCAGTATGCCCGTTTAAAAGAAGCCGAAAAAGCGAAAAGCAGCCTGGACGTAGTTATTACCAAAAGCACCTCACCGAACTTATTTGGCCAGCACCCGCCCTTTCAGATGGACGCTAATTTTGGTACTACCGCCGGTATGGCCGAAATGCTGCTGCAAAGCCATGTGCCAACCGCTTCGGGAGGCGTACTCCTGGACTTATTACCGGCCTTACCAGCCAGTTGGGCAAAGGGACAAATAAACGGGTTAAAAGCCCGGGGTGGTTTTGAAGTAAACATGAACTGGCAAAACAACCGTTTGCAACAAACAGAAATCCGTTCTATAAAAGGAGGTGAGGCCACTTTGCAGTATGGCAATCAATCTAAAATAGTAAAGCTACAGCCCGGCCAGAAGCAAGTGATTGCGTGGTAA
- a CDS encoding ROK family transcriptional regulator — protein sequence MSTLFLEDAFLQTLNHVERKKHLQKLKIIKYLYLKGAKTNAAICEHFSISAPTSMALLNELITDGIVEKQGRGLSIGGRKPDLFGLQENSLFVLSIEMEKHKTRMAIFNNNNQNITGIRTFSLQITQDLSALDQLHTCAEELILDSGLKRDKLIGIGMSMPGLVASKEGNNYTYLLNPDKAESLERVLEEKFQKPVFIQNDVKTISLAEHRFGLAHGKKDVLVIWMNWGIGLGMILDGKLRSGTSGFAGEFGHIPMVEDGLLCQCGKRGCLETIASGMALVRLAKEGIKAGAISLLSTMPEIELEQLEPATIIEAANRGDQFAISILSEIGMNLGKGLASLIQLFNPELIILSGTIAEAKQYITTPVQQSLNTYCMAQLREKTSIALSNLGENSMILGSLALVMENI from the coding sequence ATGAGTACCTTGTTTTTGGAAGATGCCTTCTTACAAACGCTCAACCACGTAGAGCGCAAGAAGCATTTGCAGAAACTAAAGATTATCAAGTATCTGTACCTGAAAGGTGCTAAAACCAACGCGGCTATCTGCGAGCATTTCTCCATTAGTGCGCCTACCTCTATGGCGCTGCTCAACGAATTAATTACCGACGGCATTGTGGAGAAGCAAGGCCGGGGCTTATCCATCGGCGGCCGCAAACCCGATTTATTTGGCTTACAGGAAAATTCCTTATTTGTGCTGAGCATCGAAATGGAAAAGCACAAAACCCGGATGGCTATTTTTAATAACAATAACCAGAACATTACCGGTATCCGTACTTTTTCGCTGCAAATAACCCAGGATTTAAGTGCTCTGGACCAGCTGCATACCTGCGCCGAAGAATTGATTTTAGACTCGGGCCTGAAAAGAGATAAACTGATTGGTATTGGCATGAGCATGCCCGGCCTGGTAGCTTCAAAAGAAGGAAATAATTATACGTACTTACTAAACCCCGATAAAGCAGAGTCGCTGGAGCGGGTACTGGAAGAAAAATTTCAAAAACCGGTATTTATTCAAAACGACGTAAAAACCATTAGCCTGGCGGAGCACCGATTCGGGTTGGCCCACGGGAAAAAAGACGTACTAGTAATTTGGATGAACTGGGGCATTGGCCTCGGCATGATCCTGGACGGAAAGCTGCGGAGCGGTACTTCGGGCTTTGCCGGCGAGTTTGGGCATATCCCCATGGTGGAAGACGGCCTGCTGTGCCAGTGCGGCAAGCGGGGTTGCCTGGAAACCATTGCCTCCGGCATGGCCTTGGTACGGTTGGCCAAAGAAGGCATAAAAGCCGGGGCTATCTCGCTGTTAAGCACTATGCCGGAAATAGAATTAGAGCAACTGGAGCCGGCAACCATTATCGAGGCCGCCAACCGGGGCGACCAGTTTGCTATTTCCATTTTATCGGAAATCGGGATGAACCTGGGCAAAGGCTTGGCCAGCCTGATTCAGCTGTTTAACCCGGAACTGATTATTTTGAGCGGCACCATTGCCGAAGCCAAGCAATACATTACTACGCCGGTGCAGCAATCATTAAACACGTATTGCATGGCGCAGCTCCGCGAAAAAACCAGTATAGCGCTGTCTAACCTCGGCGAAAATTCCATGATTTTAGGCTCGTTGGCACTGGTAATGGAAAATATTTAA